A genomic region of Alnus glutinosa chromosome 11, dhAlnGlut1.1, whole genome shotgun sequence contains the following coding sequences:
- the LOC133881931 gene encoding uncharacterized protein LOC133881931 isoform X2, producing MRRGNFMQVTEQRIWDTTGAITGFLHRVHCKRIWLGAAATYMRFFPSIMKNYDYGQVFREQVYIKKLQKSFVQVNRRKCKKLQNSNFRDLTTRRQVV from the exons ATGCGAAG GGGCAACTTTATGCAAGTGACTGAACAGAGGATTTGGGACACTACTGGTGCGATCACTGGCTTTCTTCATCGAGTACATTGCAAAAGAATCTGGCTAG GAGCTGCAGCTACATACATGAGGTTCTTTCCCTCGATAATGAAGAACTATGACTACGGGCAAG TCTTTCGAGAACAGGTGTACATCAAGAAACTCCAGAAGAGCTTCGTCCAAGTCAACAGAAGGAAGTGCAAGAAGCTTCAAAACTCCAACTTTAGAGATCTAACTACAAGAAGACAAGTAGTCTGA
- the LOC133881931 gene encoding uncharacterized protein LOC133881931 isoform X1 translates to MDFRGKSPRGNFMQVTEQRIWDTTGAITGFLHRVHCKRIWLGAAATYMRFFPSIMKNYDYGQVFREQVYIKKLQKSFVQVNRRKCKKLQNSNFRDLTTRRQVV, encoded by the exons GGGCAACTTTATGCAAGTGACTGAACAGAGGATTTGGGACACTACTGGTGCGATCACTGGCTTTCTTCATCGAGTACATTGCAAAAGAATCTGGCTAG GAGCTGCAGCTACATACATGAGGTTCTTTCCCTCGATAATGAAGAACTATGACTACGGGCAAG TCTTTCGAGAACAGGTGTACATCAAGAAACTCCAGAAGAGCTTCGTCCAAGTCAACAGAAGGAAGTGCAAGAAGCTTCAAAACTCCAACTTTAGAGATCTAACTACAAGAAGACAAGTAGTCTGA
- the LOC133881931 gene encoding uncharacterized protein LOC133881931 isoform X3, whose protein sequence is MDFRGKSPRGNFMQVTEQRIWDTTGAITGFLHRVHCKRIWLGAAATYMRFFPSIMKNYDYGQGVHQETPEELRPSQQKEVQEASKLQL, encoded by the exons GGGCAACTTTATGCAAGTGACTGAACAGAGGATTTGGGACACTACTGGTGCGATCACTGGCTTTCTTCATCGAGTACATTGCAAAAGAATCTGGCTAG GAGCTGCAGCTACATACATGAGGTTCTTTCCCTCGATAATGAAGAACTATGACTACGGGCAAG GTGTACATCAAGAAACTCCAGAAGAGCTTCGTCCAAGTCAACAGAAGGAAGTGCAAGAAGCTTCAAAACTCCAACTTTAG
- the LOC133880916 gene encoding protein ALTERED PHOSPHATE STARVATION RESPONSE 1-like, whose protein sequence is MGCVASKLEEEEEVVSICRERKRQLKLAVERRHALAEAHCRYCQSLYAVAAAIKLFVSRHSSPTSPYLITFPPPCPPPAPTDNVINNPMFLQQRPSDSTTHEAIACESCGSSTSSDSSEEEREEEEAAEREREREREGVEQPCGYFYMHMPPQMPSPQRDFGWDFFNPFENVRPELISGYRRISDDDLRVVREEEGIPELEEEGDREEQEAKVVVVEENGGVEHESAVEVVKVVDGANVNQGEQKGLTVIDTPVVGRELLDALKDIEDHFIRAFDSGKDVSRMLEANRVYLQSNLEEIKENSTKIIQAIPWNRSTSSRPSCKSLVASTSRSSSNWTEFKNDLFDDYGGMTSGSHSLTLGRLYAWEKKLYEEVKAGDNTRKNYEKKCSRLRSQDVKGDDELTLDKTRAAVKDLYARILIAIQSAESISKRIQKMRDEELQPQIVELLKGLTRTWKIMLESHETQNKILLEVRSFACPTFGKFCNDSHRLATLQLEAELQNWRACFIDYVAAQKGYVAALHGWLQKFVLPEVEFYSKGRNSAVPYRVNGPPLLVICHEWLAFMDKLPDKPVAFALKSFVKDVRALWVQQGHEQQQKRKVDSLAKYLDRRIRAFQKVETKFLEFKLTEEKLESEVEHQNEYMSNMTDKRDQLDTLRRKLDVEKEKHHNCMQETQRTILNGFQTGFSTVFESLTEFSKASQKLYNDLVACSENDEKAGNPSYIEGSKVEDSGSR, encoded by the exons ATGGGTTGTGTTGCTTCTAAgctagaggaagaagaggaagtaGTGTCCATCTGTAGAGAGAGGAAACGGCAGCTGAAGCTTGCTGTGGAGAGAAGACATGCTCTCGCAGAGGCACATTGTAGGTACTGTCAATCTCTCTATGCTGTAGCAGCAGCCATAAAGCTCTTTGTTTCTCGACACTCTTCTCCTACTTCACCTTACCTCATCACCTTTCCACCACCTTGCCCTCCTCCTGCACCAACTGATAATGTGATTAACAACCCAATGTTCCTTCAACAAAGACCCTCTGATTCCACCACCCATGAAGCCATTGCTTGTGAGTCATGTGGGTCTTCAACCTCTTCAGACTCTTCTGAGGAagagagggaagaagaagaagcagcagaaagagaaagagaaagagaaagagaaggagtAGAACAGCCCTGTGGGTATTTTTATATGCATATGCCTCCACAAATGCCATCACCACAGAGAGATTTTGGGTGGGATTTCTTTAATCCTTTTGAAAATGTGAGACCTGAGCTTATCAGTGGGTACCGCAGGATCTCGGACGATGATTTGAGGGTTGTGAGGGAAGAGGAAGGGATTCCAGAGCTAGAAGAGGAAGGTGATAGAGAAGAGCAAGAGGCCAAGGTAGTGGTGGTTGAAGAAAATGGTGGTGTGGAGCATGAAAGCGCTGTTGAGGTGGTGAAGGTAGTCGATGGTGCTAATGTGAACCAGGGAGAGCAGAAGGGCCTTACAGTTATTGATACCCCAGTGGTAGGACGAGAACTGTTAGATGCACTGAAGGATATTGAGGATCATTTTATTAGGGCTTTTGATTCTGGCAAGGATGTCTCCAGGATGCTAGAGGCCAATAGAGTTTATCTGCAGTCTAACTTGGAAGAAATAAAAG AGAACTCAACAAAAATCATCCAAGCTATTCCATGGAACCGGTCCACTTCATCTAGACCTTCATGTAAGAGTCTTGTAGCATCCACTTCGAGAAGTTCTTCCAATTGGACAGAGTTTAAGAATGACCTCTTTGATGACTATGGAGGAATGACTTCAGGAAGCCATTCACTAACCCTGGGAAGACTATATGCTTGGGAGAAGAAGCTGTATGAAGAAGTGAAG GCTGGAGACAATACACGaaaaaattatgagaaaaaATGTTCACGGCTGAGAAGCCAGGATGTCAAAGGAGATGATGAACTTACTTTGGACAAGACCAGAGCTGCAGTGAAAGATTTATATGCCAGAATCTTGATCGCGATTCAAAGTGCTGAGTCAATCTCAAAGAGAATTCAGAAAATGAGAGATGAAGAATTGCAGCCTCAAATTGTAGAACTATTAAAAGG CCTAACGAGAACCTGGAAAATTATGTTGGAATCCCATGAAACCCAGAATAAGATCCTGCTTGAAGTAAGGTCTTTTGCTTGCCCCACTTTTGGAAAATTCTGCAACGATTCTCACCGACTAGCAACTCTTCAGCTCGAGGCTGAGCTTCAGAATTGGCGTGCATGCTTCATTGACTATGTTGCAGCACAGAAAGGGTATGTAGCAGCTCTCCATGGCTGGCTACAAAAGTTCGTACTCCCTGAAGTTGAATTCTACTCTAAGGGCAGGAATTCAGCTGTGCCGTATCGAGTTAACGGACCCCCATTGCTTGTGATCTGCCATGAATGGTTAGCCTTCATGGACAAATTACCAGATAAACCTGTAGCCTTTGCGTTGAAAAGCTTTGTGAAGGATGTGAGGGCTCTGTGGGTTCAGCAAGGGCATGAACAGCAACAGAAGAGGAAAGTTGACAGTCTAGCAAAATACCTCGATCGAAGGATTCGAGCATTCCAGAAGGTAGAGACCAAGTTTCTTGAGTTTAAGCTTACAGAAGAGAAGTTAGAGTCAGAAGTGGAACATCAGAATGAGTACATGAGTAACATGACTGATAAAAGGGATCAATTGGACACATTGAGAAGGAAGTTGGATGTAGAGAAGGAGAAACACCACAATTGCATGCAAGAAACACAAAGGACCATATTAAACGGATTTCAAACTGGGTTTTCTACAGTTTTTGAGTCCTTAACAGAGTTCTCCAAGGCATCTCAAAAATTGTATAATGACCTTGTAGCTTGCAGTGAAAATGATGAGAAAGCTGGGAATCCGTCATATATAGAGGGCTCCAAGGTTGAGGACAGTGGCAGCAGATGA